GCGTAGTAGCCGGCGACTAACGCGTCCTGATTGCTTACGAATTCGTGGGCTTTGAGTTGCTCGATGGAGACTACGCCCCAGTTGAAGGCTTCGTTGAGGGATTTGTCGGGGGTTTCGATGGTGGTGGTTTCAGTGATGAGTTTGGTGTAGTGATCGGCTTGGGCTTTATAGGCGTTGGGGATGGCAGCGTTGAGCCGGTCGAGGTCCTGACGCAGAGCAATAGCTGTTGTGGTTTGCGGGGTGGTTCCTACGGCCATGAGGAGCGGGAAGTACTTTGCATCGACGCCGGTGCCGTCGCGCTTGGGGTCGTAGTGGACGCGGAGTTCGAGGGGATGGACCTGCGGGCGCTCCTGGTAGGGGGCGAGGATGCCGGGGGTGGCGGTGGGGATGGTGATGGCTCCGGCGATGTCAGGGTAGTCCATGTGGAGCATGTAGAAGCCTTCGCCGGTGTTCTGGGGTTTGGTTGGAACCCATTCAGGGCTGGGGATGCCGTCGTTGCGCTTGGGCCACATCCAGCGCATTTCGGGGGTGAAGCGGAAGACGAGATCGAGGGGGTGGTTAGCATCGATCTGGAAGAGAACTACCGGCCCAGTGGTGGGGGTGGTATCTGCGGTAGTCATCCCGGCCTCGTTGTCAGCCGGGCTGAACATGATCTGGCGGATGGTGAAGCCGGGGTGGCTGTAGGTGATGGTGGTGTGGTCGGGGCGGACCTCAATGTTCGCGGACTGGGGGTTGACGGGGATGGGAACGGAGTAGCCTTCGAGGTTTGCCTCGATGGTCAGATGGCTGAGGAGCTTGATGGGGAGAATCCAGGACTCGAATTGGCCGTCCTGGGTGCCGACGAGGACGCCGCGCGGACCGGCAACGGTGAAGGGCTGCGGGGGTTGCGTGGGGCGGCTGATGACGAGTCCGGTCTGGGTGAGCGGGAAGGCCGGGATCTGGGCCTGAGTGCTGGCTGCGCAGAGGAATGCAGCGATTGGAATGAGGAGTTGCCGGAGGGTGTTCATCGGCGGAAAGTGTAGCTGGTTTGAGGGATTTGTGCATCTGGATGGTCAGGATTCAGCAGTTGCTGGTCCCACCCTTGTCACGAAGAACATGCCAAGGATGGGGCACCCAGACTTCTGGGATCATCTTCCAGGCTTATATGGATTGGAGGAGGGTGGAGACGAGCGAGATCGGCAGGCCGACTACATTGAAGTAGCAGCCTTCGATGCGGGGGATCCAGCGGGCGGCTCGGCCCTGGATGGCGTAGGCTCCGGCTTTGTCGTTGGGCTCGCTGGTGGCGATGTAGTCGGCAATTTCCTGTTCGGAGAGAGTGAGGAACTGGACTGCGGTGACTTCGGCGGCTACCTGGGTTTGAGTTGCAGAGACGAGGGCTACGCCCGTAATGACGCGGTGGGTGCGGCCGGAGAGGAGTCGCAACATGCGGGCGGCGTCTTCCGGGTTTTCGGGTTTGCCGAGGATGTGGTTGTCGAGTGTGACGGTGGTGTCAGCGCCGAGGACGATAGCGGTTGGTTCGGCGAGTTTGGCGTAGACGGCTTCGGCCTTTTCACGGGCCAGACGGGTTACGTAGGCAATGGGGTCTTCGTTGAGGTGAAGTTCTTCGGGGATGTGGGCGGGATGGACTTGGAATTCGAAACCGGCCTGGTTCAGGAGTTCGCGGCGGCGGGGTGAGGCTGAGGCGAGGATCAGCATGATTGGATTATTTCAGGAAGGGCAGCTTTCAGCTTCCAGCTCTTAGCCGCTAGCTTTCCGGATTCGCGACAGGCTATGGATCTATCACCTGCTTTGCCTTTGCGCATTGGCTGGCAGCGTGATTAGAGGCCGCCGTCCCAGTCGTAGGAGTGGCTGCCCCAGTAGTCGGCGGGTTTGGTGTTGGAGTAGGTGATGCTGGCGATCTGTTTGATCTGTTTGTAGCCGTATTTGAGGGGCATGGCGAGGCGAAGGGGCGCGCCGTGGGCCGGGGTGAGATCTTGCCGGCTCATTTGGTAGCAGAGAAGGGTTTGAGGATGGAGCAAGTCTGCGAGTTCGAATCCGCTGTAGTACGTGCCATCGGGGGTGGCCAGGGCGGCGTAGCGCGGCAGTGATCCGTCGGCGTTGCAGAGGGGCAGATAGGCCTCGAAGAAGTCGCGGAAGCGGACGCCGCCGTAAGTGACGATCTGGCTCCAGCCTTCGACGCATTTGAATTCGGTGGTTTGTTCGACGAAGGGAAGGCACTTTAGGTCTGTCATGGTGAGGAGCAGACCGGGGCCGGATGGGCGCGGGGGTGGTGGCTGGGGGTTGGCGTTCTGGCCGTTTTTGGCGGGGCCGGGGCCGATGGTGGAGAGTTTGACGTTGTCTTCAGTCATGTTTCCGGTCAGGTCGAGAGGTTGATCGTCGAAGGCGCTGTCTGCTTTGCTGGCTTGTTGGGTGAAGGATGGCTGGTAGCGGTACTGCCATGAGGCCACGTCGGCGACGAAGGCAGGGTGATTCTGGGGTTGGTGGAGGCCGGTGAGCTGGAGTCGCCAGCTTGCTGGATCGAGATCCATGCGGAGGCCGAGCGGGCCGTTGGGGAATGGCCTTTTTACGGCGCTGGTCGCTGGATACGTAGGGGCTAGGGCGGTTTTGCCGAGGATTTTTCCGGAAACGGCGCTGTTGAAGTTAAAGGCGGAGCGGAGAGGCCGGTACATGCCACCGATCTTGGGTCCGCGGTTCCATAGGCGCAGGCCAATGGCGGCTGCGGCCAGGGTGACGGCGCCAGTGAGGAGGCTGCGGCGGGTGCGGAGGGCGATTTCGGCGTCGAGGGTGGGCCGGACTAATCTCGTCGAATCTTGGCTCGTTGAATCTTGGCTCATTTGATAAGCCTCTGCGCGGGGATGGGAACGTCTTCGGCGGAAGTGATTTGGTTTCTGGTGATTTCGAATCCGGTAATCATGGAGCGCAGATTGTTCCAGCCAGCGCGAAAGACGTGAACGACATGGGCAACGAAGAAGAGGCAGAAGCCGATGGTGAGCCAGAAGTGAAGCCAGCGGGCGGTCTGGTATCCGCCGCATAGGGTTGTGATGAGGTGCAGGGAGGTGGGTTTCCAGATGGCTGCGCCAGTGAGGACGGAACCCGCGCCCATGAGCATAACCATGGTGTAAGCGAGCCGCTGGGCGGGGTTGTACTTCATGCCGGAGTGAGGCAGGTGGCGGCCGGTTAGCTCTGCGCGGATGGTGGCGGCGAGCTGGGTGAACGCTTTGCGGTCGGGGAGAATATGACGCCATTGGCCGGAAATGGCTAGAAAAAGGAAGTACGCAATGCCGTTGACGGTGAAGAACCACATGCCGAGGGCGTGCAGTCCGAGGCCCTGGGGAAAGTGATGGGGGATGCGAAGGAGGCTGTAGAACTTGTCCGGAAAGAGGCGGAAGAGAGTGAAGGAGCCGAAGCCGATGCGGTAGACCTGATGCTTGCCGCCCTGGCCCGGGATGGAGTCAGCCCAGTAGATCATGAGTCCGCTGTAGATCATGAGGAAGAGCAAAGGGAAGTTGAGCCAGTGCATCCAGCGGGTCGCCGTAGGGTGCTTCTTAATCAGGCGCAGGGCCGGCGGTGCGGGGATGAGGAACGGCTTGGTCGGCAACTGAGACGTCG
This portion of the Acidicapsa acidisoli genome encodes:
- a CDS encoding Maf family protein: MLILASASPRRRELLNQAGFEFQVHPAHIPEELHLNEDPIAYVTRLAREKAEAVYAKLAEPTAIVLGADTTVTLDNHILGKPENPEDAARMLRLLSGRTHRVITGVALVSATQTQVAAEVTAVQFLTLSEQEIADYIATSEPNDKAGAYAIQGRAARWIPRIEGCYFNVVGLPISLVSTLLQSI
- a CDS encoding molybdopterin-dependent oxidoreductase, with protein sequence MSQDSTSQDSTRLVRPTLDAEIALRTRRSLLTGAVTLAAAAIGLRLWNRGPKIGGMYRPLRSAFNFNSAVSGKILGKTALAPTYPATSAVKRPFPNGPLGLRMDLDPASWRLQLTGLHQPQNHPAFVADVASWQYRYQPSFTQQASKADSAFDDQPLDLTGNMTEDNVKLSTIGPGPAKNGQNANPQPPPPRPSGPGLLLTMTDLKCLPFVEQTTEFKCVEGWSQIVTYGGVRFRDFFEAYLPLCNADGSLPRYAALATPDGTYYSGFELADLLHPQTLLCYQMSRQDLTPAHGAPLRLAMPLKYGYKQIKQIASITYSNTKPADYWGSHSYDWDGGL
- a CDS encoding cytochrome b/b6 domain-containing protein; translated protein: MPEPTSQLPTKPFLIPAPPALRLIKKHPTATRWMHWLNFPLLFLMIYSGLMIYWADSIPGQGGKHQVYRIGFGSFTLFRLFPDKFYSLLRIPHHFPQGLGLHALGMWFFTVNGIAYFLFLAISGQWRHILPDRKAFTQLAATIRAELTGRHLPHSGMKYNPAQRLAYTMVMLMGAGSVLTGAAIWKPTSLHLITTLCGGYQTARWLHFWLTIGFCLFFVAHVVHVFRAGWNNLRSMITGFEITRNQITSAEDVPIPAQRLIK